The Anabaena sp. WA102 genome contains a region encoding:
- a CDS encoding carbon dioxide-concentrating mechanism protein CcmK has translation MSLQAVGSLETKGFPAVLAAADAMVKAGRVTLVGYIRVGSARFTVNIRGDVSEVKAAMAAGVDAVEKVYGGTLESWVIIPRPHENVEAVLPIAYTADVQQYRDSVENPIIGAARG, from the coding sequence ATGTCACTACAAGCTGTTGGATCATTAGAAACCAAGGGTTTTCCCGCCGTTCTCGCAGCAGCAGACGCAATGGTAAAAGCCGGTCGAGTTACCCTCGTTGGTTATATCAGAGTTGGTAGCGCTCGCTTTACCGTCAATATTCGTGGTGATGTTTCTGAAGTCAAAGCCGCTATGGCAGCCGGTGTGGATGCTGTAGAAAAAGTTTATGGTGGTACTCTCGAATCTTGGGTAATTATTCCCCGTCCCCACGAAAACGTAGAAGCTGTATTGCCAATTGCTTACACAGCAGACGTTCAACAGTATCGAGATTCTGTGGAAAATCCCATCATTGGTGCAGCTAGAGGCTAA
- a CDS encoding carbon dioxide-concentrating mechanism protein CcmK — MPMAVGVIETLGFPAVLASADAMVKAAGVTIVYYGIAESGRMIVAVRGHVAEVQTAVAAGITAGEEVYGGEVITHYIIPNPPENVETVLPIHFTSKSEPFRIF; from the coding sequence ATGCCAATGGCAGTTGGCGTAATTGAAACATTAGGTTTTCCTGCGGTTTTAGCATCAGCAGACGCAATGGTTAAAGCCGCTGGTGTCACCATTGTCTATTACGGTATCGCCGAAAGTGGTCGTATGATAGTTGCTGTCAGAGGCCACGTTGCGGAAGTGCAAACAGCCGTAGCCGCTGGAATTACTGCTGGTGAAGAAGTTTATGGTGGTGAGGTTATTACCCACTACATTATTCCCAACCCCCCGGAAAATGTGGAAACAGTTTTACCTATCCACTTCACCTCCAAATCCGAACCTTTCCGTATTTTCTAA
- a CDS encoding alpha/beta fold hydrolase: MFPSFLPAAVGQLTEPTSIALAQNIQSQAISTFLSNESINTTYIQQGHGGTPILLIHGFDSSVLEYRRLLPLLAEKNAVWAVDLLGFGFTDRLPGIAYSAIAIKTHLHSFWQTLINQPVILVGASMGGAAAIDFTLTYPEAVKQLVLIDSAGLKGNSPLSKYIFPPLDYWATEFLRNPKVRKSICRTAYKNPDLISEDALCCGELHLQMPNWTQALIAFTKSGGYGAFKFPQLAQIEQPTLILWGDSDKILGTGDAPKFAKAIPQSKLIWIKDCGHIPHLEQPQIVAQHILEFRN, from the coding sequence ATGTTTCCAAGTTTTCTTCCTGCCGCCGTTGGTCAACTCACAGAACCAACATCCATCGCTTTGGCTCAAAATATCCAAAGTCAGGCGATTAGTACGTTTCTATCTAATGAATCCATTAATACCACTTATATCCAACAGGGTCACGGTGGTACACCGATTTTATTAATTCATGGTTTTGATAGTTCGGTGTTAGAATACCGCCGACTTTTGCCGTTACTGGCAGAAAAAAACGCAGTTTGGGCTGTAGATTTGTTGGGATTTGGCTTTACAGATAGATTACCGGGGATTGCTTACAGTGCGATCGCCATTAAAACCCATCTCCACTCGTTTTGGCAAACCCTGATTAACCAACCTGTGATTTTGGTGGGTGCATCAATGGGTGGGGCTGCGGCTATAGATTTTACCCTCACCTATCCAGAAGCAGTAAAACAACTGGTATTAATAGATAGTGCGGGATTAAAAGGTAATTCCCCATTAAGCAAATATATATTTCCACCTTTGGACTATTGGGCAACGGAATTTTTGCGGAATCCCAAAGTGCGTAAAAGTATTTGTCGAACTGCATACAAAAACCCTGATCTCATCTCTGAGGATGCTTTGTGTTGCGGAGAATTACACTTACAAATGCCTAATTGGACTCAAGCCTTAATTGCTTTTACCAAAAGTGGCGGTTATGGCGCTTTTAAATTTCCCCAACTTGCCCAAATTGAGCAACCAACTTTAATTTTATGGGGCGATAGTGATAAAATTTTGGGAACTGGGGATGCTCCCAAGTTTGCCAAAGCTATTCCCCAAAGTAAGCTAATTTGGATTAAAGATTGTGGACATATTCCTCATTTGGAACAACCGCAAATTGTCGCTCAACATATATTAGAATTTCGGAATTAA